A stretch of DNA from Triticum dicoccoides isolate Atlit2015 ecotype Zavitan chromosome 2A, WEW_v2.0, whole genome shotgun sequence:
TCCACACTAACTCTGAAACCCTAGgtcattttccatccaccccccgcCTTCTTTCTTTCCTCactcccttctcctcctctccccttcCAAGTCTTCTCTATCGCGACGCCGCACCTCCCACGATTCGATCCAATCCTCTCCCCCGATCCCACCTGCCGGTGGCGACCTCCTCTCAACCAGCCCCGCCGGCGGCCTCCAAATCCAACCCAGCTCAAGCCCAACTCCTATCTCGCGACCATGGCCATGGCAGGGGGAGCCCGAATCCCTAGCCcgtggtggctagggtttcggtCGCCTCCAACTCGATCCCGCGCTGCTCCGGTGAATCCTGAGCCCTCAAGCGCCGATCCATCTCTGGGATGGCCTTCATCTGCTTGAGGACGACCGGTTCTTCGTCAACCTACAAGGATGCGCGCCGGCAGCAGCGATCTCCTCTCCGGCGAGCCATCCCATGGCGACCAGGATGGTCTCCCCCTCCCAAATCCATCACGGTCTCCCAAATCTCCCTCTGCTCCTCAAGGTCCGACCCATCTCCCCTCTCAGATTTCAGTTTTTTTTCTTGATTTGGTATGGTGGTGGTTCGCCTCTATCCCCCCTCTCTCACTCTCTGTGCTTGTAGCGGCTGTTCCCCCAACCTCCGGTCCATGCGCGCGGCTGTTCGTCCACTCGAGCGAGCAGGATGCTGGAAGGGAAGGCAACGATGGAGGACACCGACATGCCGGCCAAGATGCAGCTGCAGGCCATGTCGGCGGCGTCCAGGGCGCTCGACCGCTTCGACGTCCTCGACTGCTGGAGCATCACGGCGCACATCAAGAAGGTGAGAAACTTGCCAATACCGCCCCCAAATCTATAGCCTCTGAATCTGCAAGTAATAAGCTAGAGACAGTCTTGCAAGAGAAAGAACGATGTACTTGAACATAAATCAGCAGTTAGCTGCGCAAGTGCTGCCGAATGATTGGATCTGATTTGGACGGCTGCACTGCAGGAGTCCGACATGATCCATGGCCCGGGGTGGCAGTGCGTGGTGGGCTGCAGCTTCGGCTGCTACTTCACGCACAGCAAGGGGAGCTTCATATACTTCAAGTTCGAGTTGCTCAGGTTCCTCGTCTTCAAAGGCATGGCGGATGAGCAACCGCTGCCGTGCTGATCTGGTCTGTAGGTTTAAGTGACAAGGTGAGCATACAACTTGTGATGCATTTTCCTGGTCTGTAGGTTTACGTGAGTTCTGATCTGATGGTGGCATTTTGCAATTCTGATCAGTTTAAATAATggctattgaagatccatttatacttgGTTTCAGAATCTGGATAGAATCACTATAGCAGTTATGTGATTCGTTCTGTagcttgcgtttggtacttggaaataaTAGAATAGAAATTTGGAATTTTTTTGACACACCATGTAGTATACTGAAAACCGCCTTACTTCTAGCGCTCCTACACAATGCTAGTTAGGATGAGTACAACTACATTTTTATCTATCTGAAAAATGGTGCAAAGATTTACTAGTACTTGCCTTGGTGATATGACACGTCCATGGTGCAATTTAATTAGATTCAGACTTCGATAGGGCAGGGCGTGTGCttgtattagcatggaacaattacaACTAATTAATGAAGGAAGCACACTTGTTCACGTAAAGGAAGATATGTCTGTGTTAGTATTAGTGTTCTTGATCTTACCTGATAGACTTGTTTTTACTAATGTAAACAAATAAAATCAGATTGTTTTCATAAACCATTCTCACTTTTAATTGAGTTCTAAGTACGTAGTGTCTTTAGTTCTTTGCTTATATTATAGTCAGAATTATACCTTGTGACTGAATGATGTGTTATTTAGTTAGCTAAGCAATATCTTTAGTTTTCTGATGATTGCTCAACTCTCAATTCTGAATAAATAAGTAGCTGACCCTATTGGTTCTTTCTTTCTTCAGGGCTATGAGTTGATGGCCACGCTGCTGTTTTGCTCTGCTTGATAATTCTTTTACTGTCCAGTCTGCTCTCTGCATAGTTTCCGGTTGCTTATAAAACGATAAAACAGTGGTGATGCGAGGTCCGACAATGGTTTGTAATTTTGGTTTCATCCCCAACCTCTCCAGCTAGCTTCTTCTTCACATCATATCATATTTGCACCTGCTGCTGCATCATGGACTGGATGGTCACCTACTAGCTAAGTTGCTTAGCTTGTATTGCCATTGAATTGGTCAATACTGTTTCACTTTGCTTGTTTCTTGTACTAGGTCTGTCAGTTACAGCATAAACAAACAAATTGCTTAGCTCTCAACTAGGAATACATAGCTAGCTAAActtgttctttctttctttctttagagTTGTGACTTATATGGGTCAAGTTGTTGTTTTACTGTACTCAATGATACTATTCCTGCATGTATACTGATACATGTGGTGATATTTTCCTGAACTTAAGTTGTGAATGTACCATTATTTTCCTGCTGCTACTTATCCCTGGCTCACCTGTTCTAGTTGGTTTCAATTGATATTTGTCTCATCCAGCACTCTGACTATAAATTTGTTGTTTTAATCCTGATGATGTTGTAGTATAAGGTGGAACACCATATTCCTGTTTTAATCCAAAAGGAATAAAGCAATCATGTTTGTTTGCTTGGTGCGTGTCGATCTCAAAATGGCGGACAAAACATGACAAGTGAACACTTTGAGGCTCTGTTTCCTGTTCCCTGTTGTAGTTTCTTGATTTATTTTGCATATGCAGCACATCATCTTGAATACCTTCTGTTTGTATATGCTTAGGGTATGCATGATGCCTATGCTCTGTATTAGATCAGTATGTTAATATTAGTAGGCATATATCCATGTATGAGCAGTGCATAA
This window harbors:
- the LOC119359376 gene encoding dynein light chain LC6, flagellar outer arm-like, encoding MLEGKATMEDTDMPAKMQLQAMSAASRALDRFDVLDCWSITAHIKKESDMIHGPGWQCVVGCSFGCYFTHSKGSFIYFKFELLRFLVFKGMADEQPLPC